Proteins encoded together in one Deltaproteobacteria bacterium window:
- the ndk gene encoding nucleoside-diphosphate kinase codes for MAKEQTLGIIKPDGVSRNLIGEIFRRVEKSGLKIVAAKMLRLDKAKAEGFYAVHKGKPFFDPLVGYMTTGPVLTFVIEGEGAIAKWRDTMGATNPANAAPGTIRKDFAENIERNTVHGSDAPETAKFEVGYFFKENEIFSK; via the coding sequence ATGGCCAAAGAACAAACATTGGGCATCATCAAACCCGACGGCGTGTCGCGCAATTTGATCGGCGAGATTTTCCGGCGCGTCGAAAAATCGGGCCTTAAAATTGTCGCCGCCAAAATGCTTCGCCTTGACAAGGCAAAAGCGGAAGGCTTCTACGCCGTTCACAAAGGCAAGCCGTTTTTTGACCCGCTGGTCGGCTATATGACCACCGGCCCCGTCTTGACCTTTGTCATCGAGGGAGAAGGGGCGATCGCCAAATGGCGCGACACCATGGGGGCCACCAATCCCGCCAACGCCGCGCCGGGAACCATCCGGAAGGATTTTGCCGAAAATATCGAGCGGAACACCGTGCACGGCTCCGATGCGCCCGAGACGGCGAAGTTTGAAGTGGGGTATTTTTTCAAAGAAAATGAAATTTTTTCGAAATAG
- the sucD gene encoding succinate--CoA ligase subunit alpha yields MSVLVNKNTRVMTQGITGNTGQFHTRACKEYGTQMVAGVTPGKGGLAFEGIPIFNTVKEASVQTGATVSVVYVPPKFAAGAILEAVEADLDLVVCITEGIPILDMVMVKRKMEGKRTRLIGPNCPGIITPGDPSTGSGPGCKIGIMPAPIHRPGKIGIVSRSGTLTYEAVDQVTKIGLGQSTCIGIGGDPVNGTNFIDCLKLFNDDPETSAIVMIGEIGGSSEEEAADFIKRNVKKPVVGFIAGIAAPPGKRMGHAGAIIAGGKGTAKEKIAALEAAGVLVEGSLAEIGETLKSVL; encoded by the coding sequence ATGTCGGTTCTGGTCAACAAAAACACGCGCGTGATGACGCAGGGGATTACCGGCAACACCGGCCAGTTCCACACCCGTGCGTGCAAGGAGTATGGCACTCAAATGGTGGCCGGTGTCACCCCCGGCAAGGGGGGGTTGGCGTTTGAGGGGATCCCCATCTTTAACACCGTGAAGGAGGCATCGGTTCAAACCGGTGCAACCGTCTCGGTTGTCTATGTCCCACCCAAATTTGCGGCGGGGGCTATTCTCGAAGCGGTGGAGGCCGATCTCGATCTGGTTGTCTGCATTACGGAGGGGATTCCAATCCTTGACATGGTGATGGTGAAGCGGAAAATGGAGGGGAAAAGGACGCGGCTTATCGGCCCCAACTGTCCCGGAATTATTACGCCGGGCGACCCTTCGACAGGCTCAGGGCCGGGGTGCAAAATCGGCATCATGCCGGCACCCATCCATCGGCCGGGAAAAATCGGCATTGTCTCCCGTTCGGGAACGCTTACCTACGAGGCGGTCGATCAGGTAACCAAAATCGGCCTTGGCCAATCGACCTGCATCGGCATCGGCGGCGATCCGGTCAACGGCACCAATTTTATCGACTGTCTGAAATTGTTTAATGACGATCCCGAAACCTCCGCGATTGTCATGATCGGCGAGATCGGCGGATCGAGCGAGGAAGAGGCGGCGGATTTCATCAAAAGGAACGTCAAAAAGCCGGTGGTCGGTTTCATTGCTGGAATCGCCGCTCCGCCGGGTAAAAGGATGGGCCACGCCGGCGCGATTATTGCGGGAGGCAAGGGAACGGCAAAGGAAAAAATTGCCGCCCTTGAGGCGGCGGGGGTTTTGGTTGAGGGGAGTTTGGCGGAAATTGGGGAGACGTTAAAAAGCGTTTTATAG